A region of Photobacterium sanguinicancri DNA encodes the following proteins:
- a CDS encoding YejL family protein, translating to MPITSKYSNDKVEQIISDLFDVLEKHDASAELALMVVGNIATNIINADLPAGQRKAIAEKFAQALQTTIKD from the coding sequence ATGCCTATTACTTCAAAATACAGCAACGACAAAGTTGAACAAATCATCAGTGATCTGTTTGACGTACTAGAAAAACACGATGCATCAGCAGAACTTGCGCTGATGGTTGTGGGCAACATTGCTACCAACATCATCAATGCTGATCTACCAGCGGGCCAACGTAAAGCGATTGCTGAGAAATTTGCCCAAGCACTGCAGACCACAATCAAAGACTAA
- a CDS encoding DUF3413 domain-containing protein: MVASGNNYKDKVSQLISWGHWFSFFNIIAAMLLGTRYIVHSEWPVTLLGQLYLLLSWVGHFGFLVFGLYILIIFPASFLIPSQRLMRLFAVLIATLGLTTLILDTYAYTTLDLHLSPLVWDLLLSGEKSELNARWQYLFIAVPILFLLQLVLSEWLWRKLRKITRKHVGGPIALVFGLCFLGSHLVYIWADAFLYRPVTMQRSNFPLSYPMTAKTFMEKHGLIDRNEYAKRKEEAGENHSPLIRYPIEKLSFSDQGTNQNVLIVMIDGLRSDMVSSKIMPNLASFADQNINYKNHYSTSNDNTVGIFGLFYGLPGSYLESVRAESTSPVLVSTLNKRKYQFGLFSGDHFSSPIYYQTIFEQQKLANHSSDNATPSDQLAVDNWQTWLTTTLEDDKPWFSYIELLAVQEFEEDGGYTPTFTPSLSTTAKNTKISDPGLLLKNSYRNAANYADSLVGQILAALEAQQVLDNTIIIFTSNHGTEFNETGTNSWGSNSNYSQYQLKVPLVIHWPNRDSDVIETVTSHLDVAPTLMEALLNVSTTSDKYSSGNSLFDNENTRRWVIAGDSKDIVVIQKNTTTVVDRYGNYQVYDEHYKIKDERRPKLSTLMQVMNELKRFYHPQK, from the coding sequence ATGGTCGCTAGCGGAAATAATTACAAAGACAAAGTATCTCAGCTTATCAGCTGGGGACACTGGTTTAGCTTTTTCAATATCATCGCTGCCATGCTTTTGGGCACGCGATATATTGTGCATTCAGAATGGCCTGTAACGCTATTAGGTCAACTGTATCTATTGCTAAGTTGGGTGGGTCACTTTGGCTTCCTTGTGTTTGGGTTATATATCCTGATCATTTTTCCTGCTAGCTTTCTGATCCCTTCTCAACGATTAATGCGTTTATTCGCAGTGCTTATTGCCACTTTAGGTTTAACCACATTAATCTTAGATACCTATGCTTACACCACACTAGACCTCCACTTAAGCCCATTAGTTTGGGATCTTTTACTTAGTGGTGAAAAGAGTGAGTTAAACGCACGTTGGCAATACCTGTTTATTGCTGTGCCTATTCTCTTTTTACTGCAATTGGTGCTGTCTGAGTGGTTATGGCGTAAGTTGCGAAAGATCACCCGCAAGCATGTGGGAGGGCCGATTGCACTGGTATTTGGCTTATGTTTCTTAGGCAGTCATCTGGTCTATATCTGGGCTGATGCATTTTTGTATCGCCCAGTGACAATGCAACGTTCTAATTTTCCATTGTCATACCCTATGACAGCAAAAACCTTTATGGAAAAACATGGACTTATTGATCGTAATGAGTACGCCAAACGCAAAGAAGAAGCAGGTGAAAACCATAGCCCGCTGATTCGCTACCCTATTGAAAAGTTAAGCTTCTCTGACCAAGGTACAAATCAAAATGTACTCATCGTAATGATAGATGGCTTACGCAGCGATATGGTTAGTAGCAAGATTATGCCTAACTTGGCGAGTTTTGCAGACCAAAACATCAATTACAAAAACCATTACAGCACTAGCAATGATAATACTGTCGGTATATTTGGCTTATTTTACGGCCTACCAGGCAGCTATTTAGAAAGCGTCCGTGCTGAAAGCACAAGCCCAGTACTTGTTTCTACGCTAAATAAGCGTAAATACCAATTTGGCCTGTTCAGTGGTGACCATTTTAGTTCACCCATTTATTATCAAACTATCTTTGAACAGCAAAAGCTAGCTAACCACAGCTCAGATAATGCGACGCCTAGCGATCAACTCGCTGTCGATAACTGGCAGACATGGCTTACCACAACGCTTGAAGATGATAAACCTTGGTTCAGTTATATAGAACTACTGGCGGTGCAAGAGTTTGAAGAAGATGGTGGCTACACGCCAACATTTACACCATCACTTAGCACTACAGCAAAAAATACAAAAATCAGCGACCCAGGTTTGTTGCTAAAAAATAGTTACCGTAATGCGGCTAATTATGCCGATAGTTTGGTCGGTCAGATCTTAGCTGCATTAGAAGCACAACAAGTGCTTGATAACACCATTATTATTTTCACGTCAAATCACGGTACTGAATTTAACGAAACAGGTACCAATAGCTGGGGTTCAAACAGCAATTATAGCCAGTATCAATTAAAAGTCCCTTTAGTCATCCATTGGCCAAACCGTGACTCCGACGTTATAGAGACAGTAACAAGTCATTTAGATGTAGCTCCTACACTAATGGAGGCATTACTGAATGTATCCACGACTAGCGATAAATACAGCAGTGGTAATAGCTTGTTTGATAATGAAAATACACGTCGATGGGTAATTGCTGGTGACAGTAAAGATATTGTAGTTATTCAAAAAAATACAACCACAGTCGTCGACCGCTATGGTAACTATCAAGTCTATGACGAACACTATAAGATTAAAGATGAACGTCGACCAAAACTGTCAACGTTGATGCAGGTAATGAATGAGCTAAAACGCTTTTATCACCCTCAAAAGTAA
- a CDS encoding SDR family oxidoreductase, whose amino-acid sequence MQPRLLITGANRGIGLALVKHYLDDGWHVDASCRDISQAQELLSLASASPQNLHLHTLDVTDHDAVMALSQTLKGTPLDLLINNAGYYGPKGYGFGHTNANEWRKVFEVNTIAPLKMAEAFYPQLKLAPQGIIASISSKVGSMTENTSGGGYIYRSSKAALNSVVKSLSNDLLPQGILSVALHPGWVQTEMGGPNALIDTQVSASGLKNVLDNLSPSQSGEFYNFDGTNIPW is encoded by the coding sequence ATGCAACCTCGGCTACTGATCACTGGCGCAAACCGCGGTATAGGTTTGGCATTAGTAAAACACTATCTGGATGATGGCTGGCATGTCGATGCATCTTGTCGCGATATATCACAAGCACAGGAATTATTATCACTAGCAAGCGCATCTCCTCAAAACTTACACCTTCACACGCTCGACGTCACAGACCATGACGCTGTAATGGCTCTGAGCCAGACCCTAAAGGGGACACCACTAGATTTGTTGATTAACAATGCGGGTTATTACGGTCCGAAAGGCTATGGATTTGGTCACACCAATGCCAATGAATGGCGAAAGGTCTTTGAGGTTAACACGATTGCTCCGCTAAAAATGGCAGAAGCTTTTTACCCTCAGCTTAAACTGGCTCCTCAAGGGATTATTGCCTCTATTTCATCGAAAGTTGGCAGTATGACGGAGAATACCAGCGGTGGTGGTTACATTTATCGCTCATCAAAAGCGGCCTTAAACTCCGTCGTCAAAAGCCTATCCAACGACTTATTACCACAAGGTATTCTTTCTGTTGCGCTTCACCCTGGCTGGGTACAAACGGAAATGGGTGGACCCAATGCTTTAATTGACACGCAAGTCTCCGCGTCAGGCTTAAAAAACGTCTTAGATAATTTATCGCCTTCTCAAAGTGGAGAATTTTACAACTTTGATGGCACTAACATCCCTTGGTAA
- a CDS encoding sensor domain-containing diguanylate cyclase: MLPHIQSFHQQALLEQLQALHDISFMLWRTDSINQLLFTAVDEAKKQLDIDRMAIFLFDEKLRMHGTYGTDMTGATVDEHYFESAIPDHWFSSHALKGQEYIVINDNTELYHDLEPVGSGWNAYVALWDEDKAVGWIACDNLISGRPLKGYHRQLLKQFGFIVSQHLVRRQAEEKLIRLNKELEHRVTERTLALQSANQQLELLAKCDPLTGVANRRAFDCQFKDEWRRAERHQLPLSLLIIDIDNFKSYNDQYGHAAGDQCLQVIASALNTIERRAGALFARYGGEEFVLLLPGQNHKAAVYAAKQALHAVRRLKLKHKQPNDASYVTISIGVASINPSLEHSTSSLFKLTDDALYKAKALGKNGYYFHTATESDGYHQAPK; the protein is encoded by the coding sequence GTGCTTCCCCACATTCAATCATTCCATCAACAGGCATTGCTTGAGCAATTACAGGCACTTCACGACATTTCCTTCATGCTGTGGCGTACTGACTCCATCAATCAACTACTTTTTACTGCCGTTGATGAAGCAAAAAAACAGCTCGATATCGACAGAATGGCGATCTTTCTTTTCGATGAAAAATTGCGAATGCATGGTACCTATGGCACAGATATGACGGGAGCTACAGTGGATGAGCACTACTTTGAATCCGCTATTCCTGACCATTGGTTTTCTTCACATGCATTAAAAGGGCAGGAATACATAGTGATCAATGATAATACCGAGCTCTATCACGATTTAGAGCCTGTAGGATCAGGATGGAATGCTTATGTCGCGCTATGGGATGAAGACAAAGCCGTGGGTTGGATTGCGTGTGACAACTTAATATCGGGACGCCCTTTAAAAGGTTATCACCGCCAGTTATTGAAACAATTTGGTTTTATTGTGTCGCAGCACCTTGTTCGTCGACAAGCAGAAGAGAAACTGATCCGCTTGAACAAAGAGCTGGAGCACCGCGTCACAGAGCGTACCCTAGCGTTACAAAGTGCAAATCAACAGCTAGAGCTACTGGCAAAATGTGACCCATTAACAGGCGTGGCAAATCGCCGTGCCTTCGATTGCCAATTTAAAGATGAATGGCGGCGAGCAGAGCGTCACCAACTGCCACTTTCTTTACTGATTATTGATATTGATAACTTTAAATCTTATAACGACCAATACGGTCATGCCGCTGGTGATCAATGCTTACAAGTGATCGCTAGCGCACTCAATACTATCGAACGTCGAGCTGGAGCGCTTTTTGCTCGCTATGGTGGTGAAGAGTTTGTTTTACTCTTACCGGGTCAAAATCACAAAGCAGCAGTCTACGCCGCAAAACAAGCACTTCACGCAGTAAGAAGGCTCAAGTTAAAGCACAAGCAACCCAATGATGCCAGTTACGTGACAATCAGTATTGGTGTTGCTTCAATAAACCCATCACTTGAGCATTCAACCAGCAGCTTATTTAAGTTAACCGATGACGCGCTATATAAAGCCAAAGCCCTTGGTAAAAATGGCTATTATTTTCATACTGCTACAGAGTCCGATGGGTATCATCAAGCACCTAAGTAG